A region from the Natronomonas salsuginis genome encodes:
- a CDS encoding DUF5305 domain-containing protein, with protein MTEKHTDEGRMRRIRAKQFITDRASGIVVVLVLVGVVSGGIGYYTHANPPVETEQRTVSSWEESTSLTHQATVQRSNPVFDRGETLSDREVYFTQLSPEFTGTHAYAFQANESERLDVELDAMLRYRAVGEGNQTYWQHTTPLNERRYEALEPGETATISASINVSEAATELDRIRSEIGSNTGRAEIAIVYTARVEGSVDGRTVAETHRTQLGVEPSGSTYAVVPSGTGRSPHVTTTEVETEGSYGPLRAYGPFVVLLGSILGAAGLWTLKRREKLSPTAEELTALERHRERSEFGDWISRARVPGHALEGTRIDVESLEDLVDIAIDSNERVIEDPSRELFFVAGERFHYTYAFETPDADDATVAVDQSADSEPQPSRTDADARAESTTDAPPSGVVTGEPDHPT; from the coding sequence ATGACCGAGAAACACACGGACGAGGGGCGTATGCGGCGGATCAGAGCCAAGCAATTCATTACCGATCGAGCGTCGGGCATCGTGGTGGTTCTCGTGCTGGTCGGCGTCGTCTCCGGAGGCATCGGCTACTACACGCACGCGAACCCGCCGGTGGAAACCGAACAGCGAACCGTTTCATCGTGGGAGGAATCGACATCTCTCACCCACCAAGCGACGGTTCAGCGGTCGAACCCGGTGTTCGATCGGGGAGAAACGCTATCCGATCGGGAGGTGTACTTCACGCAGCTGTCACCAGAGTTCACCGGAACACACGCGTACGCCTTTCAGGCAAACGAGAGCGAGCGGCTCGATGTCGAACTCGACGCGATGCTCCGCTATCGGGCGGTCGGCGAGGGGAATCAAACGTACTGGCAACACACGACGCCGCTGAACGAGCGTCGGTACGAGGCGCTCGAGCCGGGGGAGACGGCGACCATATCAGCGTCGATCAACGTGAGCGAAGCCGCTACCGAACTCGATCGGATCCGATCGGAGATCGGCTCGAACACTGGACGTGCGGAGATCGCGATCGTCTACACGGCTCGAGTCGAGGGGTCGGTCGACGGTCGCACGGTAGCCGAAACGCACCGTACCCAACTCGGCGTCGAACCGAGCGGCTCGACGTACGCCGTCGTACCGAGCGGAACCGGACGGAGCCCACACGTGACGACCACAGAAGTCGAGACGGAGGGTTCGTACGGACCGCTTCGAGCGTACGGACCGTTCGTCGTGCTTTTGGGTTCGATACTCGGCGCAGCTGGACTGTGGACACTGAAACGACGAGAGAAGCTGTCGCCGACGGCCGAGGAGTTGACCGCACTCGAGCGCCACCGGGAGCGCTCGGAGTTCGGAGATTGGATCAGCCGCGCTCGCGTTCCCGGACACGCACTAGAGGGGACGCGGATCGACGTGGAGTCCCTCGAGGATCTCGTCGATATCGCGATCGATAGCAACGAACGCGTCATCGAGGATCCATCGCGAGAGCTGTTCTTCGTGGCCGGGGAGCGGTTTCACTACACCTACGCGTTCGAGACGCCAGATGCGGACGACGCCACCGTTGCGGTCGACCAATCGGCGGATTCGGAGCCGCAGCCATCGAGGACGGACGCCGACGCTCGCGCCGA
- a CDS encoding winged helix-turn-helix domain-containing protein: MTDQHQSCDSPESVLSALADDDCRAILVATADEPRTVSELVDSCGIPMATAYRKVDRLADIDLLDERIRVKPRGRNSREYLLRAESIHVSIPEPHSSAVTFGCTIAARKPADGNRAKISTDGGQLLDDAKPDDQQHHLRCIFERVTGTVGFVETQEQLVSSRYFDDECDAALSEYVTAAAKADGLSDAITTPEMSTDHE, from the coding sequence ATGACTGACCAACATCAATCCTGTGACTCACCGGAATCCGTCCTCTCCGCACTCGCCGACGACGACTGTCGGGCGATTCTGGTGGCGACCGCCGACGAACCGCGAACCGTTTCGGAGCTAGTGGACTCGTGTGGAATCCCGATGGCGACCGCCTATCGGAAGGTCGACCGTCTCGCCGACATCGACCTCCTCGACGAGCGCATCAGGGTCAAACCGCGGGGACGAAACAGCCGCGAGTACCTGCTCCGAGCCGAGTCGATTCACGTTTCGATCCCCGAACCGCACAGTTCGGCGGTCACGTTCGGCTGTACGATTGCGGCGCGCAAGCCGGCCGACGGCAACCGAGCGAAGATTTCGACGGACGGTGGACAGCTTCTCGACGACGCGAAACCGGACGATCAACAACACCACCTACGGTGTATCTTCGAGCGCGTGACGGGGACGGTCGGGTTTGTCGAAACGCAGGAGCAACTCGTCTCGTCACGATACTTCGATGACGAATGCGATGCGGCACTCTCTGAGTACGTGACTGCCGCCGCCAAGGCCGACGGTCTATCGGATGCGATCACGACCCCGGAGATGAGTACCGACCACGAGTGA
- a CDS encoding DUF7837 family putative zinc-binding protein, with translation MFTNTKRSGRVGRCPICGEPITSTQVLIEYETATGIRVYAECRNCSDVVHPE, from the coding sequence ATGTTCACGAACACGAAACGGTCCGGGCGCGTCGGGCGGTGTCCGATCTGTGGCGAACCGATCACGTCCACCCAGGTTCTCATCGAATACGAGACCGCGACCGGGATACGGGTCTACGCGGAGTGTCGCAACTGTTCTGACGTCGTCCATCCCGAATAA
- a CDS encoding DUF7344 domain-containing protein, with translation MGTARNASSGGETTGRNGDGVSREQLNDLIDTKREGGELPLDDVFDLLRNQRRRGVLRYLRDQTDGSATLDTVAEHIAAKENDIEIKQLTSSQRKRVYIGLYQCHLPKMDELGVIEYDQSRGTIELQDISQIEPFLEGLNTDPRTESTPSAVPIYVASAVGIVVTGGVLDVGPLAMAPAAAWTMLSIVALFGVAIHQYR, from the coding sequence ATGGGGACAGCAAGGAATGCATCGTCCGGTGGTGAAACCACCGGACGAAATGGGGATGGGGTATCACGGGAGCAACTGAACGACCTCATAGACACCAAACGTGAGGGCGGTGAGCTCCCACTGGATGACGTCTTCGATCTCTTGAGAAATCAACGGCGACGGGGCGTTTTGAGATATCTGCGAGATCAGACAGACGGGAGCGCGACGCTCGATACGGTTGCAGAACACATCGCGGCGAAGGAGAACGATATCGAGATTAAACAGCTCACGTCCAGTCAGCGAAAGCGGGTGTACATCGGCCTTTATCAGTGTCACCTCCCGAAGATGGACGAACTCGGCGTTATCGAATACGATCAAAGCAGGGGAACGATCGAGTTACAGGACATCTCACAGATCGAACCGTTCCTCGAGGGGCTGAACACCGATCCCCGAACGGAATCCACACCGTCAGCGGTTCCGATCTACGTCGCGAGCGCGGTCGGCATCGTTGTCACTGGCGGCGTACTCGACGTCGGCCCCCTGGCGATGGCACCGGCCGCGGCGTGGACAATGCTCAGTATCGTCGCCCTGTTCGGGGTCGCGATACACCAGTACCGGTAG
- a CDS encoding universal stress protein, which translates to MYDTILVGTDGSANANRAIVHALEHAEQYGATLHGIFVVDTSRLDDPALGSGAIATNDVEDMGQQYLGDIEQRATDLGIPFVGRCCHGRPSEEIVRYADDIDADVIVLGYQGQSHTETNTIGSVTDRVVQSVGRPVLVV; encoded by the coding sequence ATGTACGATACCATTCTTGTCGGCACCGACGGAAGCGCGAACGCGAACCGTGCGATCGTCCACGCGCTCGAGCACGCAGAACAGTACGGAGCGACGCTCCACGGTATCTTCGTCGTCGACACGAGCCGTCTCGACGATCCCGCACTCGGAAGCGGGGCGATCGCAACGAACGACGTCGAGGACATGGGACAGCAGTATCTCGGCGACATCGAACAGCGCGCGACGGACCTCGGAATCCCGTTCGTTGGCCGATGCTGTCACGGTCGGCCGTCCGAGGAGATCGTGCGGTACGCGGACGACATCGACGCCGACGTGATCGTCCTCGGCTATCAGGGGCAGTCACACACGGAAACGAATACGATCGGGAGCGTCACCGACCGCGTCGTACAGAGCGTTGGCCGCCCGGTACTCGTCGTCTGA
- a CDS encoding halocyanin domain-containing protein yields the protein MQTTRRQVVRSSTVALAVAVSLAGCNGNGNGNGSDDTPTPEPSGPEARLDTYLTENDANLYDGSIEDLTGQDEVTILVGAGDDGLAYDPPAARIGVGTTVIWEWTGRGGRHNVNGDPEIDSDFEYTSGELIGEEGHTWSYTFEDGGVALYYCDAHRTVGHHGALIVE from the coding sequence ATGCAAACGACTCGCAGACAGGTCGTTCGATCCTCGACGGTGGCCCTCGCGGTGGCCGTCTCGCTCGCTGGGTGCAACGGGAACGGAAACGGCAACGGCTCGGACGACACTCCGACACCCGAACCGAGCGGACCGGAAGCGCGCCTCGACACGTATCTCACCGAGAACGACGCGAACCTCTACGACGGAAGCATCGAGGACCTGACCGGACAGGACGAGGTAACTATCCTCGTCGGTGCCGGTGACGATGGACTCGCGTACGATCCGCCCGCGGCGCGAATCGGCGTCGGGACGACGGTGATTTGGGAGTGGACCGGTCGCGGTGGCCGTCACAACGTCAACGGCGACCCCGAGATCGATTCCGACTTCGAATACACCAGCGGCGAGCTCATCGGTGAGGAGGGCCACACGTGGTCGTACACGTTCGAAGATGGCGGCGTCGCGCTCTACTACTGCGACGCACATAGAACGGTGGGGCATCACGGGGCGCTGATCGTCGAGTGA